Proteins encoded by one window of Dialister pneumosintes:
- the mutS gene encoding DNA mismatch repair protein MutS: MAKKTPLMEQYKVIKAQYQDAILFFRLGDFYEMFYEDAITTSRELELTLTGKNAGDGEKAPMCGVPFHAAEIYVYRLIQKGYKVAICEQLEDPKVSKGLVKRGVVRIITPGTILYENSIADKSNNYLIYVYESSRNLAVTMADVSTGECWWGLWDKKKERSDFFDMISVYSPSEAILEVSDDFYNVLENFTGTSLGGCLLSRYADIDNTISIPNEIMELDCVEVVHAYQGLSGYLKEVMKTAVSSFYTIMPLRQDCTLTLSEECLRNLEITRNMRDGGRKGTLLDVLDYTHTAMGARLLKRWLERPLTDVNQIILRQDGIQELVSHTTEMTVLEELLSQIFDFERILTRIETNTTSPKDLLALKASLKILPTIKERLQGASSIILKNVNKNIHVHGTIYELLDRSMNENGTGNIKDGRYIKEGYNAELDELRSVKKNSQQWIANMELSEKEKTGITKLKIGFNNVFGYYFEIPHSNKIPIPDYYIRRQTLVNAERYVTPELKEFEIKALSAKEKTEALELKIYQEIKAQIRPDIPAMQRTARALASLDCLVSLARAAATDRYVRPSIIGGQYGTISIKDGRHPMVEKANKSRIFVPNDTELNHISQELLIITGPNMAGKSTYMRQVAVLVIMAQIGSFIPAGEAVFSPVDKIFTRVGATDDIATGQSTFMVEMNEVSRILRGATKNSLILLDEIGRGTSTYDGMSIARAVVEYIDKHIHAYTLFATHYHELSTMALHSESIKNYTVSVKEKGKDIIFLRRIVPGSADRSYGIHVARLAGLPADLLVRAEQILEGLEANDGKNAKDGAIPIQEDTPMNLFNSSIITELANVDVMSMTPIEAMDMLFRLSKEAKEGR, from the coding sequence ATGGCAAAGAAAACACCTTTGATGGAACAGTATAAAGTTATAAAAGCACAATATCAAGATGCAATTCTGTTTTTCCGACTTGGTGATTTTTATGAAATGTTTTATGAAGATGCTATTACCACATCTCGGGAATTGGAATTAACCTTAACCGGTAAGAATGCAGGTGATGGAGAAAAAGCTCCTATGTGTGGAGTTCCTTTTCATGCTGCAGAAATCTATGTATATCGTTTAATTCAAAAAGGATATAAAGTTGCTATTTGTGAACAACTTGAAGATCCGAAAGTATCAAAAGGTTTAGTTAAGCGTGGTGTAGTTCGTATCATTACACCGGGAACTATACTTTATGAAAATTCTATTGCAGATAAGTCCAATAATTACTTAATTTATGTATATGAATCTTCCAGAAATTTAGCAGTTACTATGGCAGATGTGTCAACAGGAGAATGTTGGTGGGGGCTTTGGGATAAGAAAAAGGAAAGAAGTGATTTCTTTGACATGATATCCGTATACTCTCCTTCGGAAGCCATTTTAGAAGTATCTGATGACTTTTATAATGTATTGGAAAACTTTACCGGAACTTCCTTAGGTGGATGTTTATTATCTCGTTATGCAGATATTGATAATACGATTTCAATTCCGAATGAAATTATGGAGTTAGACTGTGTAGAAGTTGTACATGCTTATCAAGGTTTATCCGGATACTTAAAAGAGGTTATGAAAACGGCGGTTAGCTCTTTTTATACAATTATGCCCTTACGACAAGATTGCACACTCACTTTAAGTGAAGAGTGCCTTCGTAATTTAGAAATTACGAGAAATATGCGTGATGGAGGAAGAAAAGGAACTTTACTGGATGTGTTGGATTATACACATACGGCCATGGGTGCACGCTTATTAAAACGTTGGTTGGAACGTCCTTTAACGGATGTTAATCAAATTATACTTCGTCAGGACGGTATACAAGAACTGGTTTCTCATACTACAGAAATGACAGTATTAGAAGAATTACTTTCTCAAATTTTTGATTTTGAACGTATTTTGACGCGTATTGAAACGAATACGACCTCACCTAAAGATTTACTGGCATTAAAAGCTTCTTTAAAAATTTTACCGACTATAAAAGAACGATTACAAGGAGCAAGTTCTATTATTTTAAAAAATGTAAATAAAAATATTCATGTACATGGAACTATTTATGAGTTATTAGATCGTTCAATGAACGAAAATGGTACAGGGAATATTAAAGATGGAAGATATATTAAAGAAGGCTATAATGCAGAACTTGATGAATTACGTTCTGTAAAGAAAAATAGTCAACAATGGATTGCCAATATGGAGCTTTCCGAGAAAGAAAAAACAGGAATTACAAAACTTAAGATTGGTTTCAATAATGTGTTTGGTTATTACTTTGAAATTCCGCATTCCAATAAAATTCCGATTCCAGACTACTATATTAGAAGACAAACTTTAGTTAATGCAGAACGTTATGTAACACCGGAACTTAAGGAATTCGAAATAAAAGCATTAAGTGCCAAAGAAAAAACAGAGGCATTAGAACTAAAAATTTATCAAGAAATTAAAGCACAAATCCGACCGGATATTCCGGCTATGCAAAGAACGGCCAGAGCATTAGCTTCCTTAGACTGTTTAGTAAGTCTTGCTCGTGCAGCTGCTACAGATAGATATGTTCGTCCTTCGATTATAGGAGGGCAATATGGAACAATTTCTATTAAGGATGGAAGACATCCCATGGTGGAAAAGGCAAATAAAAGCAGAATATTTGTACCGAATGATACAGAACTTAATCATATATCACAGGAATTGTTAATTATTACAGGTCCTAATATGGCAGGGAAATCGACTTATATGAGACAAGTTGCCGTGTTGGTGATTATGGCACAAATCGGTTCATTTATTCCTGCTGGAGAAGCCGTATTTTCTCCCGTAGACAAAATTTTTACTCGTGTGGGAGCCACAGATGATATTGCGACCGGTCAAAGCACTTTTATGGTAGAAATGAATGAAGTATCCAGAATTCTTCGTGGAGCCACAAAAAACAGTCTTATTCTTTTGGATGAAATTGGAAGAGGTACCAGCACTTATGACGGTATGAGCATTGCAAGAGCTGTTGTTGAATATATTGATAAACACATTCATGCATATACTTTATTTGCAACTCATTACCATGAGTTATCTACAATGGCTTTACATAGTGAATCTATTAAAAACTATACGGTGAGCGTTAAGGAAAAAGGAAAAGATATCATTTTCTTGAGAAGAATTGTACCGGGAAGTGCAGACAGGAGTTATGGTATACATGTAGCCCGATTAGCCGGATTACCTGCCGATTTGCTTGTGCGAGCAGAGCAAATATTAGAAGGCCTTGAAGCAAATGACGGGAAAAATGCTAAAGACGGAGCTATACCGATACAAGAGGATACGCCTATGAATTTGTTCAACTCTTCTATCATTACAGAATTAGCGAATGTTGATGTCATGAGCATGACACCTATAGAAGCTATGGATATGTTATTCAGATTGAGCAAAGAAGCAAAGGAGGGACGATAA
- the mutL gene encoding DNA mismatch repair endonuclease MutL, whose product MALIHILDELTSNQIAAGEVVERPVNAVKELIENAIDASASEIEVEIAEGGISYIRVTDNGCGMTDEDAKLSIIRHATSKIRTLENIYHIASLGFRGEALPSIMSVSKGRITTRRKEDEIGITLELEAGKITLEEACGAPIGTTAEVRDLFFNVPARKKFMKSERTESSRINAMVGKMALANPGIAFRLINNGRTVLETTGNGRLLDVISSLYGLQTAGEMLPVSGESEHIILEGMISKPSLLKSNRQYQTIIVNGRIVDNAAITKAVDNAYHSLLPKNGHPIITLSLTVPSESIDVNVHPQKREIKFSQEQDIFRLTYHAVLNALTSVTEAEDISTEMIKNPGRDIMVDGTVERIKADSVIKEIPTTYSWRTDSRNFNEGMYSEKQSSSIPLTSYENNTKKSYVPSNNKPVFTNPKEIMNTHFIVDNEEVKDTTLFDVSQISPKDDLVIPLGQVAKCFIVCCRGQDLYIIDQHAAHERIRYDMLAERAEGIPMQELLVPVLMHVDEHDMAVLEEHKEDMTVLGICFEQAGPDVIRVTSAPSDLPGEDVEQVIKDILIAYHDKSKPSAETLRHRVMAFAACRGAIKCGDVLNIRQMKELIAELFETSRPFVCPHGRPTIVRFTPDELGRLFHRP is encoded by the coding sequence ATGGCTTTAATTCATATATTAGATGAATTGACATCCAACCAAATTGCAGCAGGAGAAGTAGTAGAGCGGCCTGTAAATGCGGTAAAAGAATTGATAGAAAATGCTATTGATGCGTCCGCTTCCGAAATTGAAGTAGAAATTGCAGAGGGCGGAATTTCATATATTCGAGTAACTGATAATGGCTGCGGTATGACCGATGAAGATGCTAAATTATCTATTATTCGTCATGCTACCAGTAAAATCCGAACATTAGAAAATATTTATCATATAGCCTCTTTGGGGTTTAGGGGAGAAGCTTTGCCAAGTATTATGTCCGTATCCAAAGGACGTATTACTACTCGACGTAAAGAGGATGAAATTGGAATTACATTAGAATTGGAAGCCGGAAAAATTACTTTAGAGGAGGCTTGCGGTGCTCCTATAGGAACTACGGCAGAAGTAAGAGATTTATTTTTTAATGTGCCTGCACGTAAAAAGTTTATGAAGTCGGAAAGAACGGAAAGTAGCCGTATTAATGCAATGGTTGGAAAAATGGCACTTGCTAATCCGGGAATTGCTTTTCGTTTAATAAATAATGGAAGAACTGTATTGGAAACAACCGGAAATGGTCGTTTATTGGATGTAATCTCTTCTCTTTATGGTTTACAAACTGCAGGAGAAATGCTTCCTGTATCCGGAGAAAGTGAACATATTATTTTGGAGGGGATGATTTCTAAACCTTCATTACTAAAGAGTAACCGTCAATATCAGACTATTATTGTTAATGGTCGTATTGTGGATAATGCTGCTATTACTAAGGCGGTAGATAATGCGTACCATTCCCTTTTACCTAAAAACGGACATCCTATTATTACTTTGTCATTGACAGTTCCTTCTGAAAGTATTGATGTGAATGTTCATCCACAGAAACGAGAAATTAAGTTTTCTCAAGAGCAGGATATATTCCGCTTAACTTATCATGCAGTATTAAATGCACTTACTTCCGTTACGGAAGCGGAAGATATTTCTACTGAAATGATAAAAAATCCGGGACGAGATATCATGGTCGATGGAACTGTAGAACGAATTAAGGCGGATTCTGTAATCAAAGAAATACCGACTACATATTCATGGAGAACGGATAGCCGGAATTTTAATGAGGGGATGTATTCGGAAAAACAAAGCAGTAGTATTCCGTTAACTTCTTATGAAAATAATACAAAAAAATCGTATGTACCTAGCAATAATAAGCCTGTATTTACTAATCCGAAAGAAATTATGAATACTCATTTTATTGTAGATAATGAGGAAGTAAAAGATACAACACTTTTTGATGTATCGCAAATATCTCCAAAAGATGATTTAGTCATTCCTTTAGGGCAAGTAGCCAAATGTTTTATTGTTTGTTGCAGAGGGCAAGATTTATATATTATTGATCAACATGCAGCACATGAACGTATTCGTTATGATATGTTGGCAGAACGGGCAGAAGGCATTCCTATGCAAGAATTATTAGTTCCTGTATTAATGCATGTAGATGAACATGACATGGCTGTATTAGAAGAACATAAAGAAGATATGACCGTATTAGGGATTTGTTTTGAACAAGCAGGTCCGGATGTTATTCGTGTTACGAGCGCTCCCAGTGATTTGCCGGGGGAAGACGTGGAACAAGTTATTAAAGATATACTGATTGCTTATCATGATAAAAGTAAGCCTTCTGCAGAAACTCTCCGTCATCGTGTAATGGCATTTGCTGCTTGCCGAGGTGCAATTAAATGTGGTGATGTGCTAAATATTCGGCAAATGAAAGAATTAATAGCAGAATTATTTGAAACGTCAAGACCTTTTGTTTGTCCGCATGGTAGACCTACTATTGTGAGATTTACACCGGATGAATTAGGTCGATTATTTCATAGACCATGA
- a CDS encoding class I SAM-dependent methyltransferase — protein sequence MNHHIGVTISLDASEEVRQKAMMAANILHLPWKERKATLGETCASDCDCLLIYTKQLPEIWTKDSIYRFHLGTAELRIKQMKRGVQDRLLALLPPRKDIVIVDATFGAGRDATVFSWYVGNAGKVISLEKSAALWAIGKEGLAQFSDSDKDVIEALRRIELYHYDFISWLLKAQSKSVDVIYFDTMFKHPVKRNANHIEAFRKSACYDTLQESILLEACRVARECIIVKERSFSPLFKNELFTKIDSKRGQSTAYGVITCKNRK from the coding sequence ATGAATCATCATATCGGAGTAACCATATCGCTCGATGCATCTGAGGAAGTCCGTCAGAAAGCAATGATGGCAGCAAACATACTTCATTTGCCATGGAAAGAACGAAAAGCCACATTAGGAGAGACTTGCGCGTCCGATTGTGACTGTTTGTTAATTTATACAAAACAACTTCCTGAAATTTGGACAAAAGATAGCATCTATCGATTTCATTTAGGAACGGCGGAATTACGTATTAAGCAGATGAAACGTGGTGTGCAAGATCGATTACTTGCGCTTTTACCACCTCGAAAAGATATAGTTATTGTAGATGCTACTTTTGGTGCCGGAAGAGATGCTACCGTATTTTCTTGGTACGTAGGAAATGCAGGAAAGGTTATATCTCTGGAAAAAAGTGCTGCACTTTGGGCAATAGGGAAGGAAGGTCTTGCTCAGTTTTCTGATTCTGACAAGGATGTCATAGAAGCATTACGTAGAATTGAGCTATATCATTATGATTTTATATCATGGCTATTGAAAGCACAGAGTAAGAGTGTAGATGTGATATATTTTGATACAATGTTTAAACATCCTGTGAAACGTAATGCTAATCATATAGAAGCTTTCAGAAAATCGGCTTGTTATGATACGCTACAAGAATCTATATTATTAGAAGCTTGTCGTGTAGCAAGAGAATGTATTATTGTCAAAGAGCGGTCGTTTTCGCCCCTATTTAAAAATGAACTGTTTACAAAAATAGATTCCAAA